One stretch of Burkholderia pyrrocinia DNA includes these proteins:
- a CDS encoding enolase C-terminal domain-like protein: MTTRIIDVKVRDIRFPTSKSMDGSDAMNGNSDYSATYVTLVTDARNGIDGHGLTFTIGRGNELCVDAVKSLAKLFVIGRSLEEITADFGAYWHEMVAGDCQLRWVGPEKGVVHLATAALINAIWDLWAKTAGKPVWKFLVDMTPEQLVSCVDFTYIDDELTREEAVAMLRRAAPGKALREREMREHGYPGYTTAAGWLGYPEDKMRMLAREAVADGWTHLKQKVGADLEQDVRRARILREELGWERKLMMDANQNWGVDEAVANMRVLAQFDPWWIEEPTSPDDILGHAAIRQRIGPIGVATGEHAHNRVMFKQFFQAGALDFCQLDPARLGGLNEVLAVVLMAAKFGVPVCPHGGGVGLCQYSQNIVLFDYIAVSGSLDRRVLEYVDHLHEHFEAPIVIRRGRYMPQEAPGYGVTMKAASLDAFAYPNGPEWRA, from the coding sequence ATGACGACACGCATTATCGATGTGAAGGTACGTGACATTCGCTTTCCGACGTCGAAGAGCATGGATGGCTCCGACGCGATGAACGGTAATTCGGACTACTCGGCGACCTACGTGACGCTCGTCACCGATGCGCGCAACGGTATCGACGGCCACGGCCTGACCTTCACGATCGGCCGCGGCAACGAACTGTGCGTCGATGCGGTGAAGTCGCTCGCGAAGCTGTTCGTGATCGGCCGCTCGCTCGAGGAGATCACGGCGGACTTCGGCGCGTACTGGCATGAGATGGTCGCGGGCGATTGCCAGCTTCGCTGGGTCGGTCCCGAGAAGGGCGTGGTGCATCTCGCGACGGCCGCGCTGATCAATGCGATCTGGGACCTGTGGGCGAAAACGGCCGGCAAACCGGTCTGGAAGTTTCTCGTCGACATGACGCCCGAACAGCTCGTGAGTTGCGTCGACTTCACGTACATCGACGACGAGCTGACCCGCGAGGAAGCCGTCGCGATGCTGCGCCGGGCGGCGCCGGGCAAGGCGCTGCGCGAACGGGAGATGCGCGAGCACGGCTACCCCGGCTACACGACCGCGGCCGGCTGGCTCGGCTACCCGGAGGACAAGATGCGCATGCTCGCGCGCGAGGCGGTCGCGGACGGGTGGACGCACCTGAAGCAGAAGGTCGGCGCGGATCTCGAGCAGGACGTGCGGCGCGCGCGGATCCTGCGCGAGGAACTCGGCTGGGAGCGCAAGCTGATGATGGATGCGAACCAGAACTGGGGCGTCGACGAGGCCGTCGCGAACATGCGCGTGCTCGCGCAGTTCGACCCGTGGTGGATCGAGGAACCGACCAGCCCGGACGACATTCTCGGTCACGCGGCGATCCGGCAGCGAATCGGGCCGATCGGCGTCGCGACCGGCGAGCACGCGCACAACCGCGTGATGTTCAAGCAGTTCTTCCAGGCGGGCGCGCTCGACTTCTGCCAACTCGATCCCGCACGGCTCGGCGGGTTGAACGAAGTGCTTGCCGTCGTCCTGATGGCTGCGAAGTTCGGGGTGCCGGTGTGCCCGCACGGCGGGGGCGTCGGCCTGTGCCAGTACTCGCAGAACATCGTGCTGTTCGACTACATCGCGGTGTCGGGCTCGCTGGATCGGCGCGTGCTCGAATACGTCGATCACCTGCACGAGCATTTCGAGGCGCCGATCGTGATTCGCCGCGGGCGCTACATGCCGCAGGAGGCACCCGGTTACGGCGTCACGATGAAGGCGGCGTCGCTCGATGCATTTGCCTACCCGAACGGGCCCGAATGGCGGGCGTGA
- a CDS encoding mannitol dehydrogenase family protein has protein sequence MGNPILQFGTSRFLQAHVDLFMSEALAVGRALGAVTVVQTTSSAESRARIDALRAAGRYPVRIRGRRHGETIDRQVDCVAITEALHASEDWALLRECMAHDVRVIVSNTGDSGYALFDDDGPDLLDGRRTPRGFAAKLAVLLHERFRAGGEPVTLLPCELVARNGDTLRDLVVGVARGWRADAAFVDYLIGGCVWVNSLVDRIVSEPIHPVGAIAEPYALWAVRRTAGMTLPCEHPDIVATDDLERYERLKLLLLNLGHTMLAQQWLTLGGAADMTVGAAMDDPAYREPLEAVWNDEVMPVFAALGERDAALSYLDEVRDRFANPFLAHRLADIAGNHDMKKLRRLRPVLEMARALKLPIGQPRLIAALG, from the coding sequence ATGGGCAATCCGATCCTGCAATTCGGGACCAGCCGCTTCCTGCAGGCGCATGTCGATCTGTTCATGTCCGAAGCGCTGGCTGTCGGCCGCGCGCTCGGTGCGGTGACGGTCGTGCAGACGACGTCGAGCGCCGAGAGCCGCGCGCGCATCGATGCGCTGCGTGCGGCCGGACGCTATCCGGTGAGAATCCGCGGCAGGCGGCACGGCGAGACGATCGACCGGCAGGTCGACTGCGTGGCGATCACGGAAGCGCTGCATGCGAGCGAGGACTGGGCGCTGTTGCGAGAGTGCATGGCGCACGACGTCCGGGTGATCGTATCGAACACCGGCGACAGCGGTTATGCGCTGTTCGACGACGACGGCCCGGACCTGCTCGACGGGCGCCGCACGCCGCGCGGCTTCGCGGCGAAGCTTGCGGTGCTCCTGCACGAGCGCTTCCGGGCAGGCGGCGAGCCCGTCACGCTGCTGCCGTGCGAGCTCGTCGCGCGCAACGGCGACACGCTGCGCGACCTGGTGGTCGGCGTCGCGCGGGGCTGGCGCGCGGACGCGGCATTCGTCGATTACCTGATCGGCGGCTGCGTGTGGGTCAATTCCCTCGTCGACCGCATCGTGTCGGAGCCGATCCATCCGGTCGGCGCGATTGCCGAGCCGTATGCGCTGTGGGCGGTTCGGCGCACGGCCGGGATGACGCTGCCGTGCGAACACCCCGACATCGTCGCGACCGACGATCTCGAGCGCTACGAGCGCCTGAAACTGCTGCTGCTCAATCTTGGACACACGATGCTCGCGCAGCAATGGCTCACGCTCGGCGGTGCGGCGGACATGACGGTCGGTGCGGCGATGGACGATCCCGCATACCGCGAACCGCTCGAAGCGGTGTGGAACGACGAGGTGATGCCGGTGTTCGCCGCGCTCGGCGAGCGCGACGCGGCGCTGTCGTATCTGGACGAGGTACGCGACCGGTTCGCGAATCCATTCCTCGCGCACCGGCTGGCCGACATTGCCGGCAATCACGACATGAAGAAGCTGCGACGCCTGCGCCCGGTGCTCGAAATGGCGCGCGCGCTGAAGTTGCCGATCGGGCAGCCGCGCCTGATTGCGGCGCTTGGCTGA
- a CDS encoding zinc-binding alcohol dehydrogenase family protein: MRTVICEEPGRLVVAERPMPAAGPDDVLIRVKRVGVCGTDMHIFTGNQPYLAYPRVMGHELAGIVESAPMGARVKAGDQVYVMPYLSCGTCIACRAGKTNCCTRIQVLGVHADGGMAEYLAVPQAFVFDANGVTLDQAAMIEFLAIGAHAVARADVRSGQRVLVVGAGPIGMAALIFATLRGARVCVLDGRADRLAVCETALGAHAAVRLDTTGEGADARRLAALTDDEFFDVVFDATGNLAAMERGLDFVAHGGKYVLISLVKGRISFSDPEFHKRETTLLASRNATPVDFETVLAAMRAGQVPTDALKTHALSLADLPDRFAELLEPDAGVIKALVEC, translated from the coding sequence ATGAGAACAGTCATTTGCGAAGAACCCGGCCGCCTCGTTGTTGCCGAGCGTCCGATGCCGGCCGCGGGGCCCGACGATGTGCTGATTCGCGTGAAGCGGGTCGGCGTATGCGGTACCGACATGCACATTTTCACCGGCAACCAGCCGTATCTAGCCTATCCGCGCGTGATGGGGCACGAACTGGCCGGCATCGTCGAGAGCGCCCCGATGGGCGCGCGCGTCAAGGCCGGCGACCAGGTCTACGTGATGCCGTACCTGTCATGCGGCACGTGTATCGCGTGCCGGGCCGGCAAGACGAACTGCTGCACGCGAATCCAGGTGCTGGGCGTGCACGCGGACGGCGGCATGGCCGAATACCTCGCCGTCCCGCAGGCATTCGTGTTCGACGCGAACGGCGTCACGCTCGATCAGGCCGCGATGATCGAATTCCTCGCGATCGGCGCACACGCCGTGGCGCGTGCCGACGTCCGCTCCGGGCAGCGCGTGCTGGTCGTCGGCGCCGGTCCGATCGGCATGGCTGCGCTGATTTTCGCGACGCTGCGCGGCGCGCGGGTTTGCGTGCTCGACGGTCGCGCAGACCGGCTCGCGGTTTGCGAGACGGCGCTGGGTGCGCACGCCGCCGTGCGGCTCGATACGACGGGGGAGGGCGCGGACGCGCGGCGTCTCGCAGCGCTCACCGACGATGAGTTTTTCGACGTCGTGTTCGATGCCACCGGCAATCTCGCGGCGATGGAGCGCGGCCTCGACTTCGTCGCGCACGGCGGCAAGTACGTGCTGATCTCGCTCGTGAAAGGGCGCATCTCGTTCTCGGACCCGGAATTCCACAAACGCGAAACGACGCTGCTCGCGAGCCGCAACGCGACGCCGGTGGACTTCGAAACGGTGCTCGCAGCAATGCGTGCCGGCCAGGTTCCGACCGATGCGCTGAAGACGCACGCGCTGAGCCTGGCCGATCTGCCCGACCGCTTCGCGGAGCTGCTCGAACCGGACGCCGGCGTGATCAAGGCGCTCGTCGAATGCTGA
- a CDS encoding FadR/GntR family transcriptional regulator produces MLGQFNQVDTRRLYQRIADQIRSLIEEGRFADGERLPPERDLAQQLGVSRPSVREALIALEIEGIVEVRMGAGVFVCAVAKAAAAPAASLGENPIELTSARAALEGSVIELACARATPELLAPVRRAVEAMRSAIAEGRSPLQHDRELHVAIAAMTGNSVLVRLVGELFDGRHSPISSRVSARAESRQTWAKAFEEHESILHALENGEVLMAQAAMRTHLYASQRRWLEQERN; encoded by the coding sequence TTGCTGGGCCAGTTCAATCAGGTGGATACCCGCCGTCTCTATCAGCGCATCGCCGACCAGATTCGCTCTCTGATCGAGGAGGGGCGCTTTGCCGACGGAGAACGCCTGCCGCCCGAGCGGGATCTCGCGCAACAGCTTGGGGTTTCGCGGCCGTCCGTTCGGGAGGCGCTCATTGCGCTGGAGATCGAAGGCATCGTCGAAGTGCGGATGGGGGCCGGCGTGTTTGTGTGTGCGGTCGCGAAGGCCGCGGCCGCGCCGGCGGCATCGCTTGGCGAAAACCCGATCGAGCTGACGAGTGCCCGTGCGGCGCTGGAAGGCAGCGTGATCGAGCTGGCCTGCGCCCGCGCGACGCCCGAACTGCTGGCACCCGTACGTCGCGCCGTGGAAGCGATGCGATCCGCGATTGCGGAAGGCCGTTCTCCGCTTCAGCACGATCGTGAACTTCACGTGGCAATTGCCGCGATGACGGGCAATTCCGTTCTGGTCCGACTGGTGGGCGAGCTCTTCGATGGGCGCCACAGTCCGATCTCGTCACGCGTCAGCGCACGCGCGGAAAGCAGGCAAACGTGGGCCAAGGCATTCGAGGAGCATGAATCGATCCTTCACGCGCTCGAGAATGGCGAAGTGCTGATGGCACAGGCAGCCATGCGGACACATCTTTACGCGTCGCAACGACGCTGGCTGGAGCAGGAGCGCAACTGA
- a CDS encoding helix-turn-helix domain-containing protein — MLSLAIAGEVAALASEQHGDTPAPYPDTLLDLVDGWSRHTRGSGTSLPALEQQLLEEAVRRANGNLSSTARTLGITRAQLAYRLQRRAGECAKG, encoded by the coding sequence GTGCTGTCGCTGGCCATCGCCGGCGAGGTCGCCGCGCTGGCCTCCGAGCAACACGGCGACACGCCCGCGCCCTATCCCGACACGCTGCTGGACCTGGTCGACGGCTGGAGCCGGCACACGCGAGGCAGCGGCACATCGTTGCCGGCGCTCGAGCAGCAACTGCTGGAAGAGGCGGTGCGGCGCGCCAACGGCAACCTGTCGTCAACGGCGCGCACGCTCGGCATCACCCGCGCGCAACTGGCTTATCGTCTGCAGCGGCGGGCGGGCGAGTGCGCCAAGGGCTGA